A window of Longispora fulva contains these coding sequences:
- a CDS encoding D-sedoheptulose-7-phosphate isomerase: MAQPSSSASVLTGLLAERDAPVEDLAADAALVAGACHAMAARFHGGGKLIVFGTGPRATDAQHVSVEFVHPVIVGKRALPALSLTADVATLTGIADHEGLDEVFALQLGLLADPGDIALGISADGRCASVRRGLEEAHRLGLLTVALTGGDGGALAVSPAVAHALVARSGDPRVVKEVHVTTYHILWELTHVFLEQPGLLGPAVVS; this comes from the coding sequence ATGGCTCAACCATCGTCGTCGGCGTCCGTCCTCACCGGGCTACTCGCCGAGCGGGACGCCCCGGTCGAGGACCTGGCGGCCGACGCGGCCCTGGTCGCCGGGGCCTGCCACGCGATGGCCGCCCGGTTCCACGGCGGCGGCAAACTGATCGTCTTCGGCACCGGCCCGCGGGCCACCGACGCCCAGCACGTCTCCGTCGAGTTCGTCCACCCGGTGATCGTCGGGAAGCGGGCCCTGCCCGCACTGTCGCTGACGGCCGACGTGGCCACCCTCACCGGCATCGCCGACCACGAGGGCCTCGACGAGGTGTTCGCCCTGCAACTGGGCCTGCTCGCCGACCCGGGCGACATCGCGCTCGGCATCTCCGCCGACGGCCGGTGCGCGAGCGTGCGGCGCGGCCTGGAGGAGGCGCACCGGCTCGGGCTGCTCACCGTCGCGCTCACCGGCGGGGACGGCGGGGCGCTCGCGGTCAGCCCGGCCGTCGCGCACGCCCTGGTGGCCCGGTCCGGCGATCCGCGGGTGGTCAAGGAGGTGCACGTGACGACGTACCACATCCTGTGGGAACTGACCCACGTCTTCCTGGAGCAGCCGGGACTTCTGGGCCCGGCGGTGGTGTCGTGA